A single region of the Candidatus Melainabacteria bacterium RIFOXYA2_FULL_32_9 genome encodes:
- a CDS encoding type I glyceraldehyde-3-phosphate dehydrogenase: MSKVGINGFGRIGRNTLRAAIEKKIFDKLGIVAINDPGMNLEMAAILLEYDTVMGRFKGEVKVENDSLIVNGKKLRLFAEKNPADIPWKDLGVDIIIESSGFFTDANKAKAHIDPAGAKKVIISAPAKNEDVTINLGVNENMYDSSRHNIVSMASCTTNCLATVAKVLLKEFGIVKGMMTTDHAYTSSQKLLDAPDHKHIRRGRAAAQNIVPASTGASEATELVLPELRGKLDAIALRVPVADASIIDFVVLTEKSVTVDSVNQAFKRASEGELRGIMGYSEKPLVSSDFIGSHYSSIVDSELTRTLGDNMVKVLAWYDNEMGYSTRLAEFAVFMIERL; this comes from the coding sequence ATGTCTAAAGTAGGTATAAATGGTTTTGGTAGAATAGGGCGTAATACTTTAAGAGCAGCTATTGAGAAAAAAATATTTGATAAATTAGGTATTGTTGCTATTAATGATCCTGGTATGAATCTTGAGATGGCTGCTATTCTTCTGGAATATGATACTGTAATGGGCAGATTTAAGGGTGAGGTTAAAGTTGAAAATGATAGTTTAATTGTTAACGGTAAAAAACTTAGATTATTTGCTGAGAAGAATCCTGCAGACATTCCTTGGAAAGACTTAGGAGTAGATATTATTATAGAATCATCAGGTTTTTTTACTGACGCAAATAAGGCTAAAGCTCATATTGATCCTGCTGGAGCTAAAAAAGTTATTATATCCGCACCTGCTAAAAATGAAGATGTAACAATTAATCTAGGCGTAAACGAGAATATGTATGATTCATCCAGACATAACATAGTGTCGATGGCGAGTTGTACAACGAATTGCTTGGCTACCGTAGCCAAGGTTCTTCTTAAAGAATTTGGAATTGTTAAGGGAATGATGACAACAGATCATGCATATACAAGTAGTCAAAAACTTCTTGATGCTCCCGATCATAAGCATATTAGACGAGGCAGGGCAGCAGCCCAAAACATAGTTCCAGCATCTACAGGTGCTTCAGAAGCTACAGAATTAGTCCTTCCTGAGCTAAGAGGTAAATTAGATGCTATAGCTTTAAGAGTTCCTGTTGCAGATGCTAGTATTATCGATTTTGTAGTTTTAACAGAGAAATCAGTTACAGTTGATTCAGTTAATCAGGCATTTAAAAGAGCTTCTGAAGGAGAATTAAGAGGTATTATGGGTTATTCTGAAAAGCCTCTGGTAAGTTCGGATTTTATAGGTTCTCATTATAGTAGTATTGTTGATTCTGAATTAACAAGAACTTTAGGCGATAATATGGTTAAAGTGCTTGCCTGGTATGATAATGAGATGGGATATTCAACCAGACTTGCTGAATTTGCTGTATTTATGATTGAAAGATTATAA
- a CDS encoding 1-phosphofructokinase: MILSVTLNPSLDYVLQVNNLALEETQRAQGASFYASGKGINVSRMLVRFSVQTSSWGFVGGLNGDRLLRILEDEGIDSRFIPCNDETRINVIVTELPTYKQLRISAKGPNISGEELDKLYKRIKNLPEEIEFVTFGGSLPQGVSSDIYKNLIEIIQSKNVKCVLDTSNEPLTLGIQAKPYLIKPNLHELCQIIGTEKLRDLEEIKVAAAQIVKSGVKNVVVSLAKDGAIFVNENKIIHALAPNVEVKSKVGAGDSMVAGLIYALHRNMSEEDTIIYGIAFGTAAVLTPGTELAYKSDVEKLMGNIEIASIEENNYV, translated from the coding sequence ATGATTTTATCTGTTACTTTAAATCCAAGTCTTGATTATGTATTACAGGTTAATAATCTGGCTCTTGAAGAGACTCAGAGAGCGCAGGGAGCCTCTTTCTATGCTTCAGGTAAAGGTATAAATGTAAGTAGAATGCTTGTCAGATTTAGTGTACAAACTTCATCCTGGGGCTTTGTAGGTGGACTAAACGGAGATAGACTTTTAAGAATTCTTGAAGATGAAGGAATTGACTCAAGATTTATTCCTTGCAATGATGAAACCCGTATTAATGTTATAGTTACTGAACTTCCAACCTATAAACAATTAAGAATAAGTGCTAAAGGGCCAAATATATCAGGTGAAGAGTTAGATAAGTTATATAAAAGAATTAAAAATTTGCCAGAAGAGATAGAATTTGTAACTTTTGGCGGAAGTTTGCCTCAAGGTGTTTCATCTGACATATATAAAAATTTAATCGAGATAATTCAGTCAAAGAATGTTAAATGTGTTTTGGATACAAGTAATGAACCTTTAACTCTTGGAATTCAGGCTAAGCCATATTTGATTAAGCCTAATTTGCATGAATTATGCCAAATTATTGGCACTGAAAAGCTGAGAGATTTAGAAGAAATAAAAGTTGCTGCTGCACAAATTGTTAAAAGTGGTGTGAAGAATGTAGTTGTTTCTTTAGCAAAAGATGGGGCTATATTTGTTAATGAAAATAAGATTATTCACGCTTTAGCGCCTAATGTTGAAGTTAAAAGTAAAGTTGGCGCAGGAGATTCTATGGTGGCCGGGCTAATTTATGCCCTGCATCGTAATATGTCAGAAGAAGATACCATAATTTATGGTATTGCTTTTGGAACTGCGGCAGTTTTGACTCCTGGTACAGAATTGGCTTATAAGTCAGATGTAGAAAAATTGATGGGAAACATAGAAATTGCTTCAATTGAAGAGAATAATTATGTTTAG